TTGATGAAATATTGATTACAAATCGATTTTTTTTATATTGCTAAATGGCCATAATTTTTTTTAAATGGCCATAATTTTTTTTAAATGCTATTCATGTTTCTAAATAATATAGATATATAGTGGTATTCGTGTTTCCAAACAAATCTAAAATGTACTTCAGTTTTAATAATATAGATGTATAAGTTTCTTAGAATTTTGAAATATAAACATTCAATCAATCGGCAATTGTGGATATTAATCATTATATTATTTATAATTTTGTAATATAAGTGGTTTATATATTGAAAATCTACTAATATGATACTTTAGTGTGTTAAAAATCTACTATATGATGTAACTAGGGCCGGGGATGCTAAATTGAAAATAATTTAGATTGTCTTATTTTTTTGATTTTTGTCTACAATTGGTTTTATTTTAAAAATTTATGCTGTAAAGTAATATGAATCATTATTTTTATGATTTTTATTCTTTATTCAGTTTCACCCTCGTTACAAGTAACTATTTTTGTTCGTAGAACTAATAAGACTGTTTATTTGAAGTTGGCTCCATTGAAGTGTTTGCGAAGTTACAGTGATTTGAGTTTTTGCCCTTTTTTTTGTGGTGATGTGTGGTGCTTGGGTCTGGTTATATAGAGGAGATGAGCAGGAAAGAGTGAGGGTTTTTGATGATAATTTACGTGTAACGGATCATAATTTAATCATCCCACTACGCATTTGATGAGTTTTATTGTAAAATATTAATGTTGCTAACGGGTTTCGTAAAAGGTGGATAGTCAAGCAATATTGGTTCTCTAACATGTGATAAATTGGTAAATATGTGGTTGATAGATTTGGTGTTTGTTCTTATGAGAGTAGATAGGCCATAATTAATTTCGTAACATTACTCCAATCATTATTATTATTACAAATGTTACATTTTGATTAGTAATAATATTTAAAGTCTAATCAGTAAAATGCTTCATACGTGTCATCTTAACTCTCAGACTTACTAATAAAATGGTATGGTTCATGCTCAAACTTCTATTACATTGTCAATTCTAATACATCACTATAAGTGTCATACAAACTCCTGAAACAGTTATGTTTTAAAAAAAAACTAAAAATGTATCATTTTGATTAGCAATAATATTTACATTTTAATCAGTAAAATGATTCATAAATGTCATCTTTACTCTCAGACTTTCTAATAAAAATGGTATGGTTCATTCTCAAACTCCTATTACACTGTCAAGTCTAATACATCACTATAAGTGTCAGACAAACTCCTAAAACAGTTATGTTATGAAAAAAAGACTAAGCTAACTAAGTGTTCAAATTATACGCTTTTGGGGTCCACCCTATTACATGATCCAAATTACGATCCAATGTTATATGGATTGTTTTCTATACAACATTGATAGTGAAGGTTCTTGACACACAATTGGTGGAAATAGAGAACGCTCATCCCGGTGTATAAAGATGTAAATCATAACAGAAATAAACCATATTCGCATAGTTTAACTTCAAGACATCCAAAAAAATCCTTAAACTTAAATTGCAGATGTATTTCTCGAAATCTTTAAAGAAAATAATACCGAAATGCAAAATCCTTAAACTTAAATTGCCCATAAAAATGGGAATATCCAGAAGACAAATAACCAAATACGTGAAAGCAAATAAAAATGCATAAGCATTGTTAATTCAGAGAGTCCAAAAGCAAATAAAAATTCATAAGCAAATAAAAATGCATAAGCATCAACCTGATCCATTGTCAGGGGGCACGTCATTGTCGTAATCATCACCACCTCCCTTATCCATTCATGTTGTTGGACATACACGTAAACGTAAATAGCGGGGAGACAGTGATCCAGTATAGTACACATAATACTTACATTGTCGTCGACTGCACGACCAAGCTCCTCAGCAATATGCGTTATGGTGAACCTCTTGTGATGCTCGGTGAAGTTAAACGCTGTTACCCTCACCTGGAAAGTGTACGACTTTCCTTCCATGTCTGCAATGAACGGAGGTATCCTACAGTCTTTAGGATTCACTCCATCTTCTGCCTATTTATCATGAAAGCAAATGAGAATGCGATGTCAGTTAGTAGGTGTCAGACACGCGGGTGGACAGAGATGAAGCGTACCAGCATCTGAACAGCCTCGCTTGCTCGGAGACTATGAAGTTTCATCATCACCCCATCAAACCAAACAAACGTTCCTTCGGCAGTATCATCAGCTATAGCCATCTCCGCACGGTAGCTGTAATAAGAATATAGAGGCGTAGCCAAATTATTAACAGATTTATAAATAACAATTAAATAGAGATTATTCTTGCCGAAGTGCTCCAACTGCATGTGAATTATTGCATCGCCCACACGTAAATGCGGAGACGGTGCGCTGCAATTTTTTACTGCATTTGGAGCAAGCCACATAACACCACCCCTTATCTGTGTCAACTCGAACAACCCTCCCAGTACATAGGAAATCGATTTCCTGCATCATGGATGAGAAGACCATTTGTAAAACCATTTAGAGATGACTGGAACCAATCAAGAATGAACAATAAGTTATCTAACCTGACTTCCAGCGGAGACGATGAAGCTGTTGAGCTCAGCGATTGTCATCTTCTCAGCCTTCGCATACGACCGTAGCAGCGGGGCGGCTGATGCGAGCCCAGTGTCCCTGGCAACTAACCTGCGCATACGCGGCTGATGCAAGCCCAGTGTCCCTGACAACTAACCTGCGCATATTACAATGGTTAGGCAGTCAGGATACGTCAATGCACAATGGTTAGGCAGTCACATTTAACAAACGAAAAACATACTGGTAGAATCGAACTTCCCCTGCTTTCGTCTTCTTGTCAAAATACACATGTGTTCCGGACGTCGCATTGAGAAATAAATGACCCACATAGAGAAATGTGAATATAAGGATCCGGATTATACGAATGCAAGCTGTTACTTATTATAAATGGAATCTCAATACCTCCAACCATCTTTGGGTTAATGCTAGTAGCAACAATGACCTTCGGATCAACACGCATGGCCTCAAGTTGTTTGTGGAAAGCAACAGCTTGAGAATAAAATAAGCTTAGAGTGACAGTGTCATTACTGCCAACATACAGAGCATCAGTTGGTAGGATAACATCAATTAGTACTAAAAGTGAAGGATAATTACCTGTCCATTTTTAAGGTCACCATGACACGATTCTTCTCCTCCGGAGGGTCAGTAACAGTACTCTTGACGCTAAGGATCTCTCCTATGATGTCTACATGCAGTTCAGATCAGGTGTCAGTACAACACATCATGTATAAAGATGAACTACGTAAGAAGTATGTATTAAAGTACCTGGTAACTGAGTGTTTGTATTGGCCAAACCAAGCAGCTCCGACTGGTCATGGGACCGGAATGCTTCCTCAGGCAAGGCAGAGACCGGATCATCTATCTCGTCAAAAGACGTAGACTCATTGAAACGG
This sequence is a window from Brassica oleracea var. oleracea cultivar TO1000 chromosome C1, BOL, whole genome shotgun sequence. Protein-coding genes within it:
- the LOC106336758 gene encoding uncharacterized protein LOC106336758; this translates as MTMIVSPLHVTELDINGINTDVQYEPFNVSFRRRDPRKCSSVVEGRLLRYWEARNVKRGGELMWVDMLLVDVNATMMQATISAHRLPQYQERLTAGAMYSIADFDVARCAQNFRLSDSSLMIRFNESTSFDEIDDPVSALPEEAFRSHDQSELLGLANTNTQLPDIIGEILSVKSTVTDPPEEKNRVMVTLKMDSNDTVTLSLFYSQAVAFHKQLEAMRVDPKVIVATSINPKMVGGTLGLHQPRMRRLVARDTGLASAAPLLRSYAKAEKMTIAELNSFIVSAGSQEIDFLCTGRVVRVDTDKGWCYVACSKCSKKLQRTVSAFTCGRCNNSHAVGALRYRAEMAIADDTAEGTFVWFDGVMMKLHSLRASEAVQMLAEDGVNPKDCRIPPFIADMEGKSYTFQVRVTAFNFTEHHKRFTITHIAEELGRAVDDNGGGDDYDNDVPPDNGSG